The Allocatelliglobosispora scoriae genome contains a region encoding:
- a CDS encoding threonine synthase — translation MFLTHLECPRCGAQHDSDRLQNLCRCGSPLLARYDLAAAGKAVDPAAIAGRAPDLWRYRELLPVGDSARIATFGEDFTPMWRADRYAALAGVGTLLVKDEGLMPTGSFKARGAAVGVSRAAELGARHVAMPTNGNAGAAWATYAARAGLRATIAMPFDAPLITRQECVAAGAELHLVEGVISDAGRLIAGIIAAADGAIFDASTLKEPYRLEGKKTMGFEIVEQLGWRVPDVILYPTGGGVGLIGIHKALLELRELGWIGDKLPRLVAVQSTGCAPVVDAFARGERRAQPWPDARTVAYGITVPAPLGDELILAALAATGGTAIAVDDADLLADLAEFGRLEGLLLCPEGAACLTAVRQLRAAGWIAADDEVVLLNTGAGVKYPGTVPGV, via the coding sequence ATGTTCCTGACGCACCTCGAGTGCCCGCGCTGCGGCGCCCAGCACGACAGCGACCGGCTGCAGAACCTCTGCCGCTGCGGATCGCCGCTGCTCGCCCGCTACGACCTCGCCGCCGCCGGCAAGGCCGTCGACCCCGCCGCGATCGCCGGGCGCGCCCCGGACCTGTGGCGTTACCGCGAGCTGCTCCCCGTCGGCGACAGCGCCCGCATCGCCACCTTCGGCGAGGACTTCACACCGATGTGGCGCGCGGACCGCTACGCCGCGCTGGCCGGCGTCGGCACGCTGCTCGTCAAGGACGAGGGCCTGATGCCGACCGGCTCCTTCAAGGCCCGGGGAGCCGCGGTCGGGGTCTCCCGCGCCGCCGAGCTCGGCGCCCGCCACGTCGCGATGCCCACCAACGGCAACGCCGGGGCCGCCTGGGCCACCTACGCCGCGCGGGCCGGGCTGCGGGCCACGATCGCGATGCCGTTCGACGCCCCGCTGATCACGCGGCAGGAGTGCGTCGCCGCCGGTGCCGAGCTGCACCTCGTCGAGGGGGTGATCAGCGACGCCGGACGGCTCATCGCGGGGATCATCGCCGCCGCCGACGGCGCGATCTTCGACGCCTCCACCCTCAAGGAGCCTTACCGGCTGGAGGGGAAGAAGACGATGGGCTTCGAGATCGTCGAGCAGCTCGGCTGGCGGGTGCCCGACGTGATCCTCTACCCGACCGGGGGCGGGGTCGGGCTGATCGGCATCCACAAGGCCCTGCTCGAACTGCGGGAGCTGGGCTGGATCGGCGACAAGCTGCCGCGGCTGGTCGCCGTACAGTCGACTGGTTGTGCGCCCGTCGTCGACGCCTTCGCCCGCGGCGAGCGGCGAGCACAGCCGTGGCCGGACGCGCGGACCGTGGCATACGGCATCACCGTGCCCGCCCCGCTCGGCGACGAGCTGATCCTGGCGGCGCTCGCCGCGACCGGCGGCACCGCGATCGCCGTCGACGACGCCGACCTGCTCGCCGACCTGGCGGAGTTCGGGCGGCTGGAGGGGCTGCTGCTGTGCCCGGAGGGCGCCGCGTGCCTCACCGCCGTCCGTCAGTTACGTGCCGCAGGATGGATCGCGGCCGACGACGAGGTCGTGCTGCTCAACACCGGCGCCGGGGTGAAATACCCGGGCACCGTGCCGGGCGTGTGA
- a CDS encoding alpha/beta hydrolase produces MAKRAGVLIGILMCWAVTACTADAPAGPAEVAGPDAGQACPEVAGGGLQVRFGAEIGDDLRGVELGSGTTGVVLVHEETGDVCEWLPFGVELMAKGYRVLAFDSVGNSTGVSTGSNKDLVRQVSSAAAFLRSEGAKRIVLIGASVGGTAVLAAGPVLTPAPAAVVAISPPGTFEGMDALAGAAKLTVPTLIIAAERDRIIFPDTPDTAKAAYEAVRSKAKKLIMLDSLERGHNLVTPGIGTEPVRTDVFAWLTANARA; encoded by the coding sequence ATGGCGAAGCGGGCCGGCGTACTCATCGGGATTCTGATGTGCTGGGCGGTGACCGCCTGCACCGCCGACGCACCCGCCGGGCCCGCCGAGGTCGCGGGCCCGGATGCCGGCCAGGCGTGCCCGGAGGTCGCGGGCGGAGGGCTGCAGGTCCGCTTCGGCGCGGAGATCGGCGACGACCTGCGGGGAGTCGAGCTCGGCAGCGGGACGACCGGCGTCGTCCTCGTGCACGAGGAGACCGGGGACGTGTGCGAGTGGCTGCCCTTCGGCGTCGAGCTGATGGCGAAGGGCTACCGGGTGCTCGCCTTCGACAGCGTCGGCAACTCCACCGGCGTCTCGACCGGGTCCAATAAGGACCTGGTCCGGCAGGTGTCGTCGGCGGCGGCGTTCCTGCGGTCGGAGGGGGCGAAGCGGATCGTCCTGATCGGAGCGTCGGTGGGCGGGACCGCCGTCCTGGCGGCCGGACCGGTGCTCACCCCCGCCCCGGCGGCGGTCGTCGCGATCTCGCCGCCGGGGACGTTCGAGGGGATGGACGCACTCGCCGGCGCGGCGAAGCTCACCGTCCCGACCCTGATCATCGCCGCCGAGCGGGACCGGATCATCTTCCCGGACACGCCGGACACGGCGAAGGCGGCATACGAGGCCGTGCGGTCGAAGGCGAAGAAGCTGATCATGCTGGACTCGCTGGAACGCGGGCACAACCTCGTCACCCCCGGCATCGGCACGGAGCCGGTCCGCACCGATGTCTTCGCCTGGCTCACCGCCAACGCCCGCGCATAG